One region of Jatrophihabitans cynanchi genomic DNA includes:
- a CDS encoding dienelactone hydrolase family protein — protein MTDFTRRIVDIDGVAKTVYVTGSGPAVVLMPEMPGISPDVARFARWIRDAGLSVYVPSLFGVDGAWPTVAEGREVVRRACVSKEFRAFAGGGTSPVTAWLRGLARLAHAECGGPGVGAVGLCFTGNFALTMALEPAVIAPVVNHPSLPLDDPAGLELSDSDASAVAERVRRDGLTVLAYRFAGDRWCTGQRFAAYRALLGPAFDGRVLPDEAAYSEPPPFFRDVVGCAHSVVTAHLIDQDGEPTARARDEIVAFLSARLAVPMSR, from the coding sequence TTGACCGATTTCACGCGGCGGATTGTCGATATCGACGGCGTCGCCAAGACCGTCTATGTGACCGGGTCCGGTCCCGCGGTCGTGTTGATGCCGGAGATGCCCGGCATCAGCCCGGACGTAGCGCGGTTCGCCAGATGGATCCGTGACGCGGGCCTGAGCGTGTACGTGCCGTCCCTGTTCGGGGTCGACGGCGCATGGCCGACCGTTGCCGAGGGACGGGAGGTCGTCCGCCGCGCATGTGTGAGCAAGGAATTCCGCGCGTTCGCCGGCGGCGGCACCAGTCCGGTCACGGCCTGGCTGCGCGGGTTGGCCCGTCTCGCGCACGCCGAGTGTGGTGGCCCTGGCGTCGGCGCGGTCGGGCTGTGCTTCACCGGCAACTTCGCTCTGACGATGGCTCTGGAGCCCGCGGTGATCGCGCCGGTCGTCAACCACCCGTCGCTCCCGCTGGACGATCCGGCCGGCCTTGAGTTGAGCGACAGCGATGCGTCCGCGGTGGCCGAGCGCGTCCGCCGCGACGGGCTGACCGTCCTCGCGTACCGGTTCGCGGGTGACCGCTGGTGCACCGGGCAGCGCTTCGCCGCGTACCGCGCGCTGTTGGGCCCCGCCTTCGACGGGCGGGTCCTACCCGACGAGGCAGCCTATTCGGAGCCGCCGCCCTTCTTCCGTGACGTCGTCGGCTGCGCGCACAGCGTCGTGACCGCGCATCTCATCGACCAGGATGGGGAACCGACCGCGCGGGCGCGGGACGAGATCGTCGCGTTCTTGTCCGCGCGTCTGGCCGTCCCGATGTCGCGTTGA
- a CDS encoding GlxA family transcriptional regulator, with product MSPLRVGVLAYPGCFASEVFGVPDLLAMASHVAAARGSAEPSYAVSVVSPRRTVRAAGRARIEVARPGPVDVLLVPGFELAPRIDLDAMLADLAPELECIREQAESGIAVVSICVGAFLLAEAGLLNGRSATTSWLFADRFARRYPSIRLRPDRLVVTDRGVTTTAAFSAMYDFAVQLVRGHDGPAVARSTARIALVDDARSSQTPYVDASLLPSGGQEFSDEVRRWLDQHLRTRYDLPALASRFHVSTRTMLRRFGEQTGQSPLAYLQSARVRRAAHLLETTDRTVASIAAAIGYRDPGTFSAMFARHTGRRPSDYRATFQPSRHPAGRWPKDRGSRLGTSTLRTR from the coding sequence ATGAGCCCGCTGCGGGTCGGAGTACTGGCCTATCCGGGCTGTTTCGCCTCTGAGGTGTTCGGCGTGCCTGATCTGCTGGCGATGGCGAGCCACGTCGCTGCCGCGCGCGGATCCGCCGAGCCGTCCTACGCGGTGTCGGTCGTCTCGCCGCGCAGAACCGTGCGCGCCGCGGGCAGAGCGCGAATCGAGGTTGCCCGGCCGGGCCCGGTGGATGTGCTGCTCGTCCCCGGCTTCGAACTTGCGCCCCGGATCGACCTCGACGCGATGCTGGCCGACCTCGCCCCTGAGCTCGAGTGCATTCGGGAGCAGGCCGAGTCCGGCATCGCGGTCGTCTCGATCTGTGTCGGCGCGTTCCTGCTCGCCGAGGCCGGCCTGCTGAACGGACGCTCGGCGACCACATCCTGGCTGTTCGCCGACAGGTTCGCGCGGCGCTACCCCTCGATCCGGCTGCGACCCGACCGGCTTGTCGTCACCGACCGCGGCGTGACCACAACCGCAGCGTTCAGCGCGATGTACGACTTCGCGGTGCAACTGGTCCGCGGCCACGACGGCCCTGCAGTTGCCCGCAGCACGGCGCGCATCGCGCTCGTCGATGACGCCCGCTCGAGCCAAACGCCCTACGTCGACGCCTCACTGCTGCCGAGCGGCGGGCAGGAGTTCTCCGACGAGGTCCGCCGCTGGCTCGACCAGCATCTGCGCACCCGCTACGACCTGCCGGCGCTCGCGAGCCGCTTCCACGTCAGCACCCGGACGATGCTGCGTCGTTTCGGGGAGCAGACCGGGCAGAGCCCGCTCGCCTACCTGCAGTCGGCGCGGGTGCGCCGCGCCGCCCACCTGCTGGAGACGACCGACCGGACCGTCGCCAGCATCGCGGCCGCGATCGGGTACCGGGATCCCGGAACGTTCAGCGCGATGTTCGCCCGCCACACCGGCAGGCGGCCGAGCGACTACCGCGCCACCTTCCAGCCGTCCCGGCATCCTGCTGGCCGCTGGCCCAAGGATCGGGGCAGCAGGCTCGGCACCTCGACGCTTCGGACGAGGTGA
- the arr gene encoding NAD(+)--rifampin ADP-ribosyltransferase, giving the protein MTRPLDAGPFFHGTIADLRIGDLLTAGRRSNYRPEIVMNHVYFTARVEGAGLAAEIAAELAGGTPAPRVYHVEPTGNFEDDPNVTDKRFPGNPTRSYRSSAPLRVISEITEWTRLTPEELQTWRERLADLLVSERGVIIN; this is encoded by the coding sequence GTGACGCGCCCACTCGACGCCGGACCGTTTTTCCACGGCACCATCGCGGATCTGCGCATCGGTGACCTCCTCACCGCGGGCCGCAGATCGAACTACCGTCCCGAGATCGTCATGAACCACGTGTACTTCACCGCCCGCGTCGAGGGGGCCGGACTCGCCGCGGAGATCGCGGCAGAACTTGCCGGGGGAACTCCGGCGCCGCGCGTCTACCACGTCGAGCCGACCGGAAATTTTGAGGACGACCCGAACGTGACCGACAAGAGGTTCCCTGGCAACCCCACCCGCTCCTACCGGAGCAGCGCGCCGTTACGAGTCATCAGCGAGATCACCGAGTGGACGCGATTGACGCCCGAAGAACTGCAGACCTGGCGCGAACGCCTCGCCGACCTTCTGGTCAGTGAGCGAGGAGTGATCATCAACTGA
- a CDS encoding alpha/beta fold hydrolase — protein MQTVAVPGGRVAYDSAGRGPAVVFSHASLTDRRMWRYQFDALATGYRVVAFDRLGYGQSSPAPPAVRHGAGVLEVLDALGIERAVLVGSSMGGGYSLDAALLAPDRVRALALICPGVPGYEWPAEMRAEVLPLLHAAVPADRLAAYAAHAADAVRDDDVRAMATMQLRYMAVGARGSESMFSAEAWALLQDMARGVFARGWGEPETTETAPEPPVLGRLRDVRVPTLVMNGGHDVRFIQDLVRQVANGIPGAQLLELPEAGHLPPVECPEAVTSALATFLDGLLLDDPLLDDPLLDDPA, from the coding sequence ATGCAGACGGTCGCAGTGCCCGGTGGACGCGTGGCGTACGACAGCGCCGGACGTGGTCCGGCGGTCGTGTTCAGCCATGCGAGCCTGACGGATCGCCGCATGTGGCGCTACCAGTTCGACGCGCTGGCCACCGGCTACCGAGTGGTCGCCTTCGACCGGCTCGGCTACGGACAGTCCAGCCCGGCACCGCCCGCGGTGCGCCACGGCGCCGGAGTCCTCGAGGTGCTGGACGCGCTCGGGATCGAGCGGGCGGTATTGGTCGGCAGTTCGATGGGCGGCGGTTACAGCCTCGACGCCGCGCTGCTCGCACCGGATCGCGTACGGGCCCTCGCGCTGATCTGCCCGGGCGTGCCCGGCTACGAGTGGCCGGCCGAGATGCGCGCTGAGGTGCTGCCACTGCTGCATGCCGCGGTTCCCGCCGATCGGCTGGCGGCCTACGCCGCGCACGCCGCCGATGCCGTCCGCGACGACGACGTGCGCGCGATGGCCACGATGCAGTTGCGCTATATGGCGGTGGGCGCACGAGGATCGGAGTCGATGTTCTCAGCCGAGGCATGGGCGCTGTTGCAGGACATGGCGCGCGGCGTCTTCGCGCGCGGATGGGGCGAACCGGAGACGACCGAAACCGCCCCCGAACCGCCCGTCCTCGGCCGGCTGAGGGACGTCCGCGTCCCGACGCTCGTGATGAACGGCGGGCACGACGTGCGCTTCATCCAGGACCTGGTCCGCCAGGTGGCGAACGGCATCCCGGGTGCGCAACTGCTGGAGCTCCCCGAGGCCGGCCACCTGCCGCCGGTCGAGTGCCCGGAGGCGGTCACGAGCGCGCTTGCGACGTTCCTCGACGGCCTGCTTCTCGACGACCCGCTTCTCGACGACCCGCTTCTCGACGACCCGGCCTGA
- a CDS encoding GNAT family N-acetyltransferase: MLAEHAEAVLAIYQAGIDEGNATFEITAPEWPRFDATHLPEHRFVAVDHERRVLGWVAAVAVSDRCVYAGVVEHSVYVHPSARGRGVGCALLDALITSTESAGIWTIQSGIFAENAASAALHRAAGFREVGRRERLGKHHGRWRDVVLIERRSRVID; this comes from the coding sequence ATGCTGGCCGAGCACGCCGAGGCGGTACTCGCGATCTACCAGGCGGGCATCGACGAAGGCAACGCCACTTTCGAGATCACCGCGCCCGAGTGGCCACGCTTCGACGCCACCCATCTACCCGAGCACCGTTTCGTCGCTGTCGATCACGAGCGCAGGGTGCTGGGCTGGGTCGCTGCGGTCGCTGTCTCGGACCGGTGCGTTTACGCCGGCGTCGTCGAACACTCGGTGTACGTCCACCCCTCGGCTCGCGGCCGCGGGGTGGGATGTGCCCTGCTCGACGCGCTGATCACCTCCACCGAATCCGCGGGCATCTGGACGATCCAGTCCGGCATCTTCGCCGAGAACGCCGCGAGCGCCGCACTGCACCGCGCGGCCGGATTCCGCGAGGTCGGACGCCGAGAGCGCCTCGGCAAACATCATGGCCGCTGGCGCGACGTCGTCCTCATCGAACGCCGTAGCCGGGTCATCGACTGA
- the arsB gene encoding ACR3 family arsenite efflux transporter, which produces MSDLVTDHTGSGTDEPVIARLSTSDRFLPVWILAAMATGLGLGRLIPSLADDLDTVKIGSVSLPIALGLLLMMYPVLAKVRYTKLDHVMGDRRLLVSSLLLNWVIGPALMFTLAWVLLPDLPAYRTGLIIVGLARCIAMVLIWNELACGDRDAAAVLVALNSVFQMLAFAGLGWFYLHALPGWLGLSRTEAHFSPGTIVVSVLVFLGIPLAAGFVTRTFGEARRGRDWYETRFLPRIGPVALYGLLFTIVVLFALQGHTITAHPGDVARIALPLIGYFAIMFGGSFALGHRLGLGYPKTTTLAFTAAGNNFELAIAVAIGVFGVTSGQALAGVVGPLIEVPVLVALVYVALWARCRYYRDSVAAS; this is translated from the coding sequence ATGAGCGACCTGGTCACGGACCACACCGGGTCCGGGACGGACGAGCCCGTCATCGCCAGGCTGTCCACGTCGGACCGGTTCCTGCCGGTGTGGATTCTCGCCGCGATGGCTACCGGGCTGGGGCTGGGCCGGCTGATCCCCTCGCTGGCCGACGACCTGGACACCGTCAAGATCGGTTCGGTGAGCCTGCCGATCGCGCTCGGACTGCTGCTGATGATGTATCCGGTGCTGGCCAAGGTCCGCTACACCAAGCTCGATCACGTCATGGGCGACCGCAGGCTGCTGGTCAGTTCGTTGCTGCTGAACTGGGTGATCGGGCCGGCGCTGATGTTCACGCTCGCCTGGGTCTTGCTGCCCGACCTGCCCGCCTACCGCACCGGGCTGATCATCGTGGGGCTGGCTCGCTGCATCGCGATGGTGCTCATCTGGAACGAACTGGCCTGCGGCGACCGGGACGCGGCCGCGGTTCTCGTCGCGCTGAACTCGGTGTTCCAGATGCTCGCCTTCGCCGGCCTCGGCTGGTTCTACCTGCACGCCCTGCCGGGCTGGCTCGGGCTGTCCCGGACGGAGGCGCACTTCTCACCGGGCACCATCGTCGTCTCGGTGCTGGTGTTCCTCGGTATCCCGCTGGCAGCCGGGTTCGTTACCCGCACCTTCGGGGAGGCACGCCGCGGACGCGACTGGTACGAGACGCGGTTCCTGCCGCGGATCGGGCCGGTCGCACTGTACGGGCTGCTCTTCACGATCGTGGTGCTGTTCGCCCTGCAGGGGCACACCATCACCGCGCACCCGGGCGACGTGGCCCGCATCGCACTGCCACTGATCGGGTACTTCGCGATCATGTTCGGCGGCTCGTTCGCCCTCGGCCACCGGCTTGGGCTGGGGTACCCGAAGACCACGACGCTGGCGTTCACCGCGGCAGGCAACAACTTCGAGTTGGCGATCGCGGTCGCCATCGGGGTGTTCGGCGTGACGTCGGGACAGGCGTTGGCAGGCGTGGTCGGCCCGCTCATCGAAGTGCCGGTACTGGTCGCCCTGGTCTACGTCGCACTCTGGGCCCGCTGCCGTTATTACCGCGACAGTGTCGCAGCCTCCTGA
- a CDS encoding ArsR/SmtB family transcription factor, producing MSKSHRVPSPSETVACCSPLSREPLSQPQAEQIAPLLKALADPVRLRLMSLVASHEGGEACVCDLTDAFTLSQPTISHHLKVLHESGLLDRDKRGVWVYYRARTEELANLATLIGSPAAVPA from the coding sequence ATGTCGAAGTCACATCGGGTGCCGTCACCGTCGGAGACGGTGGCCTGCTGCTCGCCCCTGTCGCGCGAACCCCTGTCCCAGCCCCAGGCCGAACAGATCGCACCGCTGCTAAAGGCGCTGGCAGACCCGGTGCGGCTGCGGTTGATGTCTCTGGTCGCGTCGCACGAGGGTGGCGAGGCGTGCGTGTGCGACTTGACCGACGCGTTCACCCTGTCGCAGCCCACGATCAGCCACCACCTGAAGGTGCTGCACGAAAGCGGGCTGCTCGACCGGGACAAGCGTGGTGTCTGGGTGTACTACCGGGCCCGCACCGAGGAGTTGGCGAACCTGGCCACGCTGATCGGCTCCCCCGCCGCCGTCCCCGCGTGA
- a CDS encoding ArsI/CadI family heavy metal resistance metalloenzyme — MSRVQLALNVDDLDQSIAFYAKLFDTEPAKVRPGYANFAVAEPPLKLVLIENPGRGGSLNHLGVEVLDVDTVDAEQARLAAAGFAAVEERDSTCCYAKQDKFWVEGAPNGERWEIYTVLADSPTFAAPAEGGSTCCGTDVSATDRPTAGACC, encoded by the coding sequence ATGTCCCGCGTCCAACTCGCCCTCAACGTCGACGATCTCGACCAGTCGATCGCCTTCTACGCCAAGCTCTTCGACACCGAGCCGGCCAAGGTGCGTCCCGGCTACGCCAACTTCGCGGTAGCCGAACCACCCTTGAAGCTGGTGCTCATCGAGAACCCGGGGCGCGGCGGCAGCCTGAACCACCTCGGTGTCGAGGTGCTGGACGTCGACACGGTTGACGCCGAGCAGGCCCGCCTTGCGGCAGCCGGGTTCGCCGCCGTCGAGGAGCGTGACAGCACCTGCTGCTACGCCAAGCAGGACAAGTTCTGGGTCGAGGGCGCCCCGAACGGTGAGCGCTGGGAGATCTACACCGTCCTCGCCGATAGCCCCACCTTCGCCGCCCCCGCCGAGGGCGGCTCCACCTGCTGCGGCACGGACGTCAGCGCCACCGACCGGCCCACCGCCGGCGCCTGCTGCTGA
- a CDS encoding NUDIX hydrolase encodes MATGVRPTSVPFPSYPHEVLAVVLSVREGRLGVLLWRRGLAPQAGRWALPGGGVARTERLRAAIHRHLAAKVDVRELAHLEQLATHSAVRRDPRGRVLATAYLGLVPDDVEPHLPADTRWHPVDALPTTAFDHRHFIAAAVERLRAKLSYTNLGFALAPREFTIGALRRIYSAALGYEIDATNLNRVLTRRRVIEPTERTAPSGQSGGRPATIYRFCERELTVTDPFAALRPPR; translated from the coding sequence GTGGCCACCGGTGTGAGACCTACCTCGGTGCCGTTCCCGAGCTATCCGCACGAGGTGCTCGCCGTCGTCCTGTCGGTGCGCGAGGGACGGCTCGGCGTGCTGCTGTGGCGGCGCGGGCTGGCGCCGCAGGCAGGGCGCTGGGCACTGCCCGGCGGTGGCGTCGCGCGCACCGAGCGGCTGCGCGCGGCTATCCATCGGCATCTGGCCGCGAAGGTCGACGTGCGCGAACTGGCCCACCTGGAGCAGCTCGCGACGCACAGTGCAGTGCGCCGCGATCCGCGCGGACGGGTGCTGGCAACCGCGTACCTCGGACTGGTCCCGGACGACGTCGAGCCGCACCTGCCGGCCGACACGCGCTGGCACCCGGTCGACGCACTGCCGACCACGGCGTTCGATCACCGCCACTTCATCGCGGCCGCGGTCGAGCGGTTGCGCGCGAAGCTGTCCTACACGAACCTCGGTTTCGCGCTGGCGCCGCGCGAGTTCACGATCGGTGCCCTGCGCCGCATCTACAGCGCAGCGCTCGGGTACGAGATCGACGCGACGAACCTGAACCGGGTGCTGACCCGCCGCCGCGTCATCGAACCCACCGAGCGGACCGCGCCCTCCGGCCAGTCCGGCGGGCGGCCCGCAACGATCTACCGCTTCTGCGAGCGTGAGCTCACCGTCACCGACCCCTTCGCCGCGCTGCGCCCACCTCGTTGA
- the nadA gene encoding quinolinate synthase NadA, which translates to MSTTQTRTWQDEVRALAAERDAVILAHNYQEPAIQDVADHVGDSLALSRLAATTDASTIVFCGVHFMAETAKLLSPDKTVLIPTARAGCSLADTIDVEQLRAWKREHPGAAVVAYVNTSAAVKAESDVCCTSSNAVDVVNSIPADRPILFLPDQFLGDHVRRQTGRDNIEVWLGECHVHAAISPTDLIDTVRAHPDAELFIHPECGCASSAIWLAGQGELPEERVKILSTGGMLDAARRTSASTTLVATEIGMLHQLGKANTRTSFLPVNPKASCRYMKMITPELLVRCLREGRDEVSIPQDVAAAARRAVQRMITLGSPGGGE; encoded by the coding sequence ATGTCGACCACGCAGACCCGAACCTGGCAGGACGAGGTGCGGGCACTGGCCGCCGAACGGGACGCGGTCATCCTCGCGCACAACTACCAGGAGCCGGCGATCCAGGACGTCGCCGACCACGTGGGCGACTCGCTCGCCCTGTCCCGGCTCGCGGCCACGACGGACGCGAGCACGATCGTCTTCTGCGGCGTGCACTTCATGGCCGAGACGGCGAAGCTGCTGAGCCCCGACAAGACCGTGCTCATCCCCACAGCGCGTGCCGGGTGCTCGCTGGCCGACACCATCGACGTCGAGCAACTGCGCGCCTGGAAGCGTGAGCACCCGGGCGCGGCGGTCGTCGCGTACGTCAACACCAGCGCGGCAGTGAAGGCCGAGTCCGACGTCTGCTGCACCTCCTCGAACGCCGTGGACGTGGTGAACTCGATCCCGGCGGACCGCCCGATCCTGTTCCTGCCCGACCAGTTCCTCGGCGACCACGTCCGTCGCCAGACCGGCCGCGACAACATCGAGGTGTGGCTCGGCGAATGCCACGTGCACGCGGCGATCAGCCCGACCGACCTCATCGACACCGTGCGCGCGCACCCGGACGCCGAGCTGTTCATCCACCCGGAGTGCGGCTGCGCCTCGTCGGCGATCTGGCTGGCCGGCCAGGGCGAACTGCCCGAGGAACGCGTCAAGATCCTGTCTACCGGCGGGATGCTCGACGCCGCGCGCCGCACGAGTGCGAGTACCACCCTCGTCGCGACCGAGATCGGCATGCTGCACCAGCTCGGCAAGGCGAACACCCGCACGTCGTTCCTGCCGGTGAACCCCAAGGCGTCGTGCCGGTACATGAAGATGATCACGCCGGAGCTCTTGGTGCGTTGCCTGCGCGAGGGACGCGACGAGGTGAGCATCCCGCAGGACGTGGCGGCTGCCGCCCGGCGCGCCGTGCAGCGGATGATCACGCTCGGCAGCCCGGGCGGCGGCGAGTAG
- a CDS encoding DedA family protein, with amino-acid sequence MFDQLTQLVAEASAWAYVVVLLFAVVDAVLPVVPSETAVITAGVVAVSGDLSLPVVIAAAAVGAFAGDNLAYGIGRRYGTRVTDRFFRGEKAKRRLDWASTKLEERGGELIAVARFIPGGRTAVTLTAGLTRFPWRRFAVFDAIAALIWAGYAALLGYFGGQAFEHQPWKGLLVALGIAFAVTLGTELVRWLLRRRRRT; translated from the coding sequence ATGTTCGACCAGCTCACCCAGCTCGTCGCGGAGGCTTCGGCGTGGGCGTACGTGGTGGTGCTGCTGTTCGCCGTGGTCGACGCGGTGTTGCCGGTCGTGCCGAGCGAGACCGCGGTGATCACCGCCGGCGTCGTCGCAGTGTCCGGCGACCTGTCGCTGCCCGTGGTGATCGCCGCGGCCGCCGTCGGCGCCTTCGCCGGCGACAACCTCGCGTACGGCATCGGCCGCCGGTACGGCACGCGGGTGACGGACCGGTTCTTCCGGGGCGAGAAGGCGAAGCGACGTCTGGATTGGGCCAGCACGAAGCTCGAGGAGCGCGGCGGCGAACTGATCGCCGTCGCGCGCTTCATCCCCGGTGGCCGGACCGCGGTGACGCTCACCGCGGGGCTGACCCGGTTCCCGTGGCGGCGGTTCGCCGTGTTCGACGCGATCGCCGCGCTCATCTGGGCCGGCTATGCCGCGCTGCTCGGCTACTTCGGCGGCCAGGCCTTCGAGCATCAGCCGTGGAAGGGACTGCTCGTCGCGCTGGGCATCGCGTTCGCGGTCACTTTGGGCACCGAACTGGTGCGCTGGCTGCTGCGCCGGCGCCGACGGACCTGA
- a CDS encoding LLM class flavin-dependent oxidoreductase, with protein sequence MVNLGVIFPPDRPPEELREVAQQAERSGVAELWLWEDCFAESGIATAAAVLAWTQRLRVGIGLLPVPLRNVALTAMELATLARLFPGRLSPGIGHGVLDWMGQVGARAQSPLTLLGEYATALRELLRGATVNAAGRYVRLEDVTLAWPPEAVPPLLVGAVGPRTLELAGSTGDGVILTGETSVEQLAAALPRIRAGRDGAGRTGEAEVVVFHAVEGAPPAGEVAATVARYAAAGATTVALHSVGESAPPLREFAGFVGSEVSPLVRG encoded by the coding sequence ATGGTGAACCTTGGCGTGATCTTTCCGCCCGACCGTCCGCCGGAGGAGTTGCGCGAGGTGGCGCAGCAGGCGGAGCGGTCCGGCGTCGCCGAGCTGTGGCTGTGGGAGGACTGCTTCGCCGAGAGCGGCATCGCCACCGCCGCTGCCGTGCTGGCGTGGACGCAGCGGCTACGTGTCGGCATCGGCCTGTTGCCGGTGCCGCTGCGCAACGTCGCGCTGACCGCGATGGAGCTGGCCACCCTGGCTCGGCTGTTCCCCGGTCGGCTCAGTCCGGGCATCGGTCACGGGGTACTCGACTGGATGGGTCAGGTGGGTGCACGTGCGCAGTCGCCGCTGACACTGCTCGGTGAGTACGCCACGGCACTGCGTGAGTTGCTCCGGGGGGCGACGGTGAACGCGGCAGGCCGCTATGTGCGGCTCGAGGACGTCACGCTGGCCTGGCCGCCCGAAGCGGTGCCCCCGCTACTGGTCGGCGCGGTCGGGCCGCGCACGCTCGAGCTGGCCGGATCAACAGGTGATGGCGTGATTCTCACCGGCGAGACCAGCGTCGAGCAGTTGGCCGCGGCGCTGCCCCGCATCCGGGCCGGACGCGACGGGGCCGGCCGCACCGGCGAGGCGGAGGTGGTGGTGTTCCACGCCGTCGAAGGCGCGCCGCCCGCGGGCGAGGTCGCGGCAACCGTGGCCCGTTACGCCGCGGCCGGCGCAACCACGGTCGCCCTGCACTCGGTCGGCGAGAGTGCGCCGCCGCTTCGCGAGTTCGCCGGCTTCGTCGGCAGCGAGGTCAGCCCACTCGTGCGCGGCTGA
- a CDS encoding GGDEF domain-containing protein, whose translation MAPGDDATRRPILRVRDWDLWSLDASGRRFMLAVELAAVIILVVALTAADPTSTDLARLATLAGLAVVFTESVAYFSRLRHWLGGDRVRADYLSVWTVAAALLVPAGYAGLLTALGSAYVVLRTGRGQGLRPYREVFSATTATLGILAASATYHALGGLAPANEPVRAAATVAAVLTSGVLSLCLLTAGIMLVVRPPTLRSVLPNRDVAAFEIASLIVGALTADVIRHTAWLTPALLILLGVLQRSAMVSVLEVEAGTDDKTGLLTAGAWRRLADRHLARSSHNGEPSSLLLIDLDHFKQVNDTHGHLAGDEALRAVAECLRTDLRGHDAVGRYGGEEFVVLLPGIDRAGALGIALRLTSCIRGLAFGGGMRLTASIGVAIASEAARTLDELIATADVALYAAKASGRDQVRFCDSPTPARG comes from the coding sequence GTGGCACCAGGCGACGACGCCACACGCCGCCCGATCCTGCGCGTGCGCGACTGGGATTTGTGGTCGCTCGATGCTTCCGGCCGGCGCTTCATGCTGGCCGTGGAGCTGGCGGCCGTGATCATTCTGGTCGTCGCACTGACGGCTGCAGACCCAACCAGCACCGACCTTGCCCGGCTGGCGACGCTGGCCGGGCTCGCCGTAGTTTTCACCGAATCGGTCGCCTACTTCTCCCGGCTGCGGCACTGGCTCGGCGGCGACCGGGTGCGCGCCGATTACCTGTCGGTGTGGACCGTGGCTGCCGCTCTGCTGGTGCCCGCCGGGTACGCCGGCCTGCTCACCGCGCTCGGCTCGGCCTACGTCGTGCTCCGCACCGGTCGCGGCCAGGGTCTGCGCCCGTACCGCGAAGTCTTCAGCGCCACCACCGCTACCCTCGGCATCCTCGCCGCGTCCGCCACCTACCACGCGCTCGGCGGCCTCGCTCCGGCCAATGAGCCGGTTCGCGCTGCCGCTACCGTTGCGGCGGTGCTCACGTCCGGGGTGCTGAGCCTGTGCCTGCTCACGGCCGGCATCATGCTGGTCGTCCGGCCGCCGACGCTGCGCAGCGTGCTGCCCAACCGGGACGTCGCCGCGTTCGAGATCGCCTCGCTGATCGTCGGCGCGCTCACCGCCGACGTGATCCGGCACACCGCCTGGCTGACACCCGCTCTGCTCATCCTGCTCGGCGTGCTGCAGCGCAGCGCGATGGTCAGCGTGCTCGAGGTCGAGGCGGGGACCGACGACAAGACCGGGCTGCTCACCGCCGGGGCGTGGCGCCGGCTGGCCGACAGGCACCTGGCCCGCAGCTCGCACAACGGCGAGCCCAGCTCGTTGCTGCTCATCGACCTGGACCACTTCAAACAGGTGAACGACACCCACGGCCACCTGGCCGGGGACGAGGCGTTGCGGGCGGTCGCCGAGTGCCTGCGTACCGATCTGCGCGGCCACGACGCCGTCGGGCGGTACGGCGGCGAGGAGTTCGTCGTGCTGCTGCCGGGCATCGACCGGGCGGGCGCGCTGGGCATCGCGCTGCGCCTGACCTCGTGCATCCGCGGGCTGGCCTTCGGCGGCGGGATGCGGCTGACCGCGTCAATCGGTGTCGCCATCGCCTCCGAGGCCGCGCGAACGCTCGATGAACTGATCGCCACTGCGGACGTGGCCCTGTACGCGGCCAAGGCCAGCGGCCGCGACCAGGTGCGCTTCTGCGACTCGCCTACGCCGGCCAGAGGCTGA